One segment of Nothobranchius furzeri strain GRZ-AD chromosome 13, NfurGRZ-RIMD1, whole genome shotgun sequence DNA contains the following:
- the LOC129156206 gene encoding uncharacterized protein isoform X1, producing MAEEAPMVQAQQQEHLGSAPGKDEADSNPGFPQESSAARLLQQHVIAADRNRCGQQNLFHRSRQQRESATSQEQHVAAFTRRFYFLRATPLKRVKFDIFGEGKTGNRTRKLREATEIFRIKNVLPSGCFTFKKGY from the exons atggctgaggaggctcctatggttcaggctcag caacaagaacatctgggttctgctcctggaaag gatgaagccgactctaaccccggctttccacaggagtcgtcagcagcacgtttactgcagcagcacgtcatagctgctgataggaaccgctgtggtcaacagaaccttttccaccggagccgtcagcagcgcgagtcggccacgtctcaggagcagcatgtcgcggcctttacgcgccggttctattttctacgcgcgacgcctctgaaacgggtcaagttcgacatttttggggaaggaaagacaggaaatcggacgcggaaattgagagaagctaccgagattttcagaataaagaacgtactgccttccggttgctttacttttaaaaaaggttactaa
- the LOC129156206 gene encoding spectrin alpha chain, non-erythrocytic 1-like isoform X2, whose translation MEEGHFAGSEPSARQNILIHHVLTPDLLTRQQQVAPTDDETGKELVLALYDYQEKSPGEVTMKKGDILTLLNSTNKVVLLELASLAE comes from the exons atggaggaag gtcacttcgctggttcagaaccctcggcccgtcagaacattcttatccaccacgttctaacaccagacctgttaacccgacagcaacaagtggctccaactgacgatgagaccgggaaggagctggttctggctctgtacgactaccaggagaagagtcctggagaggtcaccatgaagaagggcgacatcctcacgctgctcaacagcaccaacaag gttgttttacttgaactcgcgtctttagctgaatga